The following DNA comes from Alphaproteobacteria bacterium.
CGATCAGTGCGCCAGAGTACTTGAAATCAGTGTGGCGCCCTATCGGCGCACCGACGACGCCCCAGAGATTGGGGCCAACCTTATGCGAGCCACCCTCATCAAGGCTATGGCACACTTTACATTTCTTAAAGGCCTTTTCGCCGGCGGTGAGATCGGCGGCCGTAATGGCCGCGATCAGGGGTGATGCCGCGTCGGACACCGCCTCCACAATCTCCTCGACACCTCCCTCGACCGCTGCTTCAACTGCCTCAGCAACATCTTCTAGGGCCTCGACGGCCTCAGCCATCTCGTCGGCGGCCATCTCCTCGACCGGCTCTTCGTCGGTAACCTCCACCGACGCATCCTCTTCCTCGGCACCACTGACGACGTAAACAGGCTTGCTCTCAGCGTGCTCGCCGTCGGTGACCAACTCGACTAGAAGAGACAGGCTGAGCACTATGAGAATAGCCATCAGAAGGGCCCCGACAATCTTGTTGATTTCAAAGCCTGACATGCTTACTCCGGCTCTCAAGAAACTGCGCGCGGGCGCGAAAGTAGGGCTTCGCCCGCGGCATCGCAACACCTAGAGCAGCTATGACAGACAGTAATGCTACCATCGTCTTAATTCCGGCACGCTTGGCCTCGACTCGCCTGCCGCGCAAAGTGCTGACGGACATCGCGGGCGCGCCGATGATCGTGCAGGTTTGGCGCCGCGCCATGGAGGCTGAAGTCGGCCGCGTCGTGGTTGCCTGTGCAGAGGCCGAGGTGGCGGAGGCCGTAGCCAGCGCCGGCGGCGTCACGCGGCTGACTAATCCCGACCACGCCTCCGGCTCGGATCGCATTCAGGAAGCGCTGCGG
Coding sequences within:
- a CDS encoding cytochrome c family protein produces the protein MSGFEINKIVGALLMAILIVLSLSLLVELVTDGEHAESKPVYVVSGAEEEDASVEVTDEEPVEEMAADEMAEAVEALEDVAEAVEAAVEGGVEEIVEAVSDAASPLIAAITAADLTAGEKAFKKCKVCHSLDEGGSHKVGPNLWGVVGAPIGRHTDFKYSGALIGVGGTWDYASLDAFLTKPNDFMAGTKMVFPGVKKAENRAAVIAYLRSNAAASAPLIQ